The Pyrus communis chromosome 2, drPyrComm1.1, whole genome shotgun sequence genome includes a window with the following:
- the LOC137725441 gene encoding pre-mRNA-processing protein 40A-like isoform X3, producing the protein MANNPQFSGLQPLRPPIVGAVDPPRSLPPMSFQFRPVVPTPHSQEFIPVASQNFQHAGRGAPLMNVRLPPPNHQPQFSQPMQHLPPRSGQPGHGMPPSQAIPLPVAQPNRNFASELPLPQPNSQAPNNVMPNLGGPRAAVPSSYTFATSSYGQIPRSFNDSTQYQSIPQSHATSVSSEGQVTSLQQASERPAVTTSNAPETGGRPPPAGGTAAEWREHTSADGRKYYYNRRTALSTWEKPLELMTPMERADASTNWKEFTSPDGRKYYYNKVTKESRWTMPEELKLARELVEKASVKEIQQETLGDHHATVTVSPSVAEADTSIGTAQVKSSPVLVAPVVATGDVQTAVPSRTSASPVVDSPLKENPSEVQTPVAPSATVMGSTEAAVTINDAGAEPMEISAQDFDSSADGVPAQENEEAKDDATGKKINDIAAEEKSVDREPIPYENKLEAKNAFKALLESTNIGSDWTWDRAMRVIINDKRYGALKTLGERKQAFNEFLVQRKKQEAEERRIKQKKARDEFKTMLEECSELTSSARWGKVESIFENDERFKAVERDRDRREMFEDYIEELQKKERAKAQEERKRNVLEYRRFLESCDFIKANIQWRKVQDRLEADERCSRLEKIDRLEIFQEYLLDLQKEEEEQKRIQKEELRKAERKNRDEFRKLMEEHLTEGTLTFKTQWRDYCMKVKDLPAYLAVASNASGATPKDLFDDVVEELTKQYQEDKTRIKDAVKLGKVVLTSTWKFEDFKTVLSNDIGTPPISDANLKLVFNELLERVREKEEKEAKKLKRLAEDFSHLLSSIKEITPSSKWEDYKPLLEISQEYSGIGDENFCKEIFEKHVMQLKEQAKEERKRKEEKARKEKEREERDKRRAKPRREKEVEYERENEEHNKKDGADNEIADAMDIHESKEKKRSGHDDNRRHRKRHHSDEDHGNGNENDRSRKSHRSSSDHKKSRRQETGPESDSESRHRRHKRDHRNGSRRSGDREELEDGEFGNVGESR; encoded by the exons ATGGCCAATAACCCTCAATTTTCAGGTCTACAG CCTCTTCGGCCTCCTATAGTTGGTGCTGTTGATCCTCCTCGAAGTCTGCCACCCATGTCTTTCCAA TTCCGCCCAGTAGTTCCAACACCACATTCGCAGGAGTTCATTCCTGTGGCTTCTCAAAACTTTCAGCATGCTGGCAGGGGTGCTCCATTGATGAATGTTAGGCTGCCTCCCCCAAATCACCAACCCCAGTTTTCACAACCAATGCAGCATCTACCTCCAAGGTCTGGTCAGCCAGGTCATGGTATGCCTCCATCACAGGCAATTCCATTGCCAGTTGCTCAGCCTAACAGGAATTTTGCATCTGAGTTGCCTCTACCTCAGCCTAATTCACAAGCTCCAAATAACGTCATGCCTAACTTAGGTGGCCCACGAGCAGCTGTCCCTTCATCATATACT TTTGCAACTTCTTCTTATGGTCAAATACCAAGAAGTTTCAATGACTCCACCCAGTATCAGTCTATACCTCAATCGCATGCAACCAGTGTTTCATCCGAGGGACAAGTTACATCTCTGCAGCAAGCCAGTGAAAGGCCTGCTGTAACCACCTCCAATGCTCCA GAAACAGGTGGTCGACCTCCCCCGGCCGGAGGGACTGCAGCAGAGTGGAGAGAGCATACATCTGCTGATGGAAGAAA ATATTATTACAACAGGAGGACAGCATTATCTACTTGGGAGAAGCCTTTGGAACTGATGACACCAATGGAG AGGGCAGATGCATCAACAAACTGGAAGGAGTTTACCAGTCCTGATGGAAGAAA GTATTACTACAACAAGGTCACCAAAGAATCAAGATGGACTATGCCTGAGGAACTTAAG ttGGCTCGAGAGCTAGTAGAAAAGGCGTCTGTGAAGGAAATACAACAGGAAACGCTTGGTGATCATCATGCCACAGTCACTGTTTCTCCCTCTGTAGCTGAAGCTGATACTTCAATCGGTACTGCTCAAGTAAAATCAAGCCCTGTTTTGGTGGCACCAGTTGTTGCCACTGGTGATGTTCAAACTGCTGTACCATCAAGAACATCTGCCTCACCTGTTGTGGATTCTCCTTTGAAAGAAAATCCCAGTGAAGTTCAGACACCTGTTGCACCATCTGCCACTGTTATGGGAAGTACTGAAGCTGCTGTCACAATCAACGATGCTGGTGCAGAACCAAT GGAAATATCAGCTCAGGATTTTGATAGTTCTGCTGATGGAGTTCCTGCTCAGGAGAATGAG GAAGCTAAGGATGATGCAACGGGAAAGAAGATTAATGATATTGCTGCTGAAGAAAAATCAGTTGATCGGGAACCCATACCATATGAAAATAAACTG gaGGCCAAAAATGCATTTAAAGCGCTCCTTGAGTCTACAAATATTGGTTCTGATTGGACTTGGGATCGG GCCATGAGAGTGATAATTAATGACAAGAGATATGGTGCTCTTAAAACACTTGGAGAGCGGAAGCAAGCTTTTAATGAG TTCTTGGTACAAAGGAAAAAGCAGGAGGCTGAGGAGAGGCGTATCAAACAGAAAAAGGCACGGGATGAATTCAAAACAATGCTGGAA GAATGCTCAGAGTTAACATCATCTGCAAGATGGGG AAAAGTAGAGAGCATATTTGAAAATGATGAACGTTTCAAAGCTGTTGAACGGGATAGAGATCGCAGGGAGATGTTTGAAGACTATATTGAGGAACTCCAAAAGAAA GAACGAGCAAAAGCACAGGAGGAACGTAAGCGCAATGTATTGGAATACAGGAGATTCTTGGAATCTTGTGATTTCATCAAG GCAAACATCCAGTGGAGAAAAGTTCAAGATCGTTTAGAGGCTGATGAAAGATGTTCACGTCTTGAAAAAATTGATCGTTTGGAAATTTTCCAG GAATATTTGCTGGATCTACAaaaggaagaggaggagcagAAGAGGATACAGAAG GAAGAATTGAGAAAGGCAGAACGTAAAAACCGCGATGAGTTCCGCAAATTAATGGAAGAACATCTCACGGAAGGCACTCTTACATTCAAAACTCAGTGGCGTGATTACTGCATGAAG GTGAAAGACCTACCTGCATATCTGGCAGTTGCATCAAATGCCTCCGGTGCTACTCCAAAAGATTTGTTCGATGATGTTGTTGAGGAACTAACGAAACAA TATCAGGAGGACAAAACTCGAATAAAAGATGCAGTGAAATTGGGAAAG GTCGTGCTTACATCAACTTGGAAGTTTGAAGACTTCAAAACTGTTTTATCAAATGATATTGGGACTCCACCGATATCAGATGCCAACTTAAAG CTGGTTTTCAATGAGTTACTGGAACGAGTGAGGGAAAAGGAGGAGAAAGAAGCTAAAAAGCTTAAACGTCTTGCAGAGGACTTCTCTCATCTTTTATCTTCTATCAAG GAGATAACTCCATCTTCCAAGTGGGAGGACTACAAACCACTTCTTGAAATTAGTCAAGAGTACAG TGGCATTGGTGATGAGAACTTCTGCAAGGAGATATTTGAAAAGCATGTAATGCAACTGAAAGAACAAGcaaaagaggagagaaaaagaaaggaggaAAAG GCAAGGaaggaaaaggagagagaagaaagagacaAAAGAAGGGCGAAACCAAGAAGGGAAAAAGAGGTGGAATATGAACGAGAAAACGAGGAACACAACAAGAAAGATGGAGCGGACAATGAAATAGCTGATGCAATGGATATTCACGAGTCCAAAGAGAAAAAGAGGTCAGGACATGATGATAATAGGAGACATAGGAAGCGGCATCATAGTGATGAAGATCATGGGAATGGAAATGAGAATGATCGGTCTAGAAAATCTCACAGATCTAGCAGCGACCACAAGAAATCAAGACGG CAGGAAACTGGTCCTGAATCAGATTCCGAAAGCAGACATAGAAGACATAAAAGAGATCACCGGAATGGTTCTCGTAGAAGTGGTGATCGTGAGGAGCTAGAAGATGGGGAATTTGGCAATGTTGGGGAAAGTCGGTAG
- the LOC137725441 gene encoding pre-mRNA-processing protein 40A-like isoform X1, whose protein sequence is MANNPQFSGLQPLRPPIVGAVDPPRSLPPMSFQFRPVVPTPHSQEFIPVASQNFQHAGRGAPLMNVRLPPPNHQPQFSQPMQHLPPRSGQPGHGMPPSQAIPLPVAQPNRNFASELPLPQPNSQAPNNVMPNLGGPRAAVPSSYTFATSSYGQIPRSFNDSTQYQSIPQSHATSVSSEGQVTSLQQASERPAVTTSNAPETGGRPPPAGGTAAEWREHTSADGRKYYYNRRTALSTWEKPLELMTPMERADASTNWKEFTSPDGRKYYYNKVTKESRWTMPEELKLARELVEKASVKEIQQETLGDHHATVTVSPSVAEADTSIGTAQVKSSPVLVAPVVATGDVQTAVPSRTSASPVVDSPLKENPSEVQTPVAPSATVMGSTEAAVTINDAGAEPMEISAQDFDSSADGVPAQENEEAKDDATGKKINDIAAEEKSVDREPIPYENKLEAKNAFKALLESTNIGSDWTWDRAMRVIINDKRYGALKTLGERKQAFNEFLVQRKKQEAEERRIKQKKARDEFKTMLEECSELTSSARWGKVESIFENDERFKAVERDRDRREMFEDYIEELQKKERAKAQEERKRNVLEYRRFLESCDFIKANIQWRKVQDRLEADERCSRLEKIDRLEIFQEYLLDLQKEEEEQKRIQKEELRKAERKNRDEFRKLMEEHLTEGTLTFKTQWRDYCMKVKDLPAYLAVASNASGATPKDLFDDVVEELTKQYQEDKTRIKDAVKLGKVVLTSTWKFEDFKTVLSNDIGTPPISDANLKLVFNELLERVREKEEKEAKKLKRLAEDFSHLLSSIKEITPSSKWEDYKPLLEISQEYSGIGDENFCKEIFEKHVMQLKEQAKEERKRKEEKARKEKEREERDKRRAKPRREKEVEYERENEEHNKKDGADNEIADAMDIHESKEKKRSGHDDNRRHRKRHHSDEDHGNGNENDRSRKSHRSSSDHKKSRRQETGPESDSESRHRRHKRDHRNGSRRSGDREELEDGEFGNVGESRVSLYTQYRGCFFFR, encoded by the exons ATGGCCAATAACCCTCAATTTTCAGGTCTACAG CCTCTTCGGCCTCCTATAGTTGGTGCTGTTGATCCTCCTCGAAGTCTGCCACCCATGTCTTTCCAA TTCCGCCCAGTAGTTCCAACACCACATTCGCAGGAGTTCATTCCTGTGGCTTCTCAAAACTTTCAGCATGCTGGCAGGGGTGCTCCATTGATGAATGTTAGGCTGCCTCCCCCAAATCACCAACCCCAGTTTTCACAACCAATGCAGCATCTACCTCCAAGGTCTGGTCAGCCAGGTCATGGTATGCCTCCATCACAGGCAATTCCATTGCCAGTTGCTCAGCCTAACAGGAATTTTGCATCTGAGTTGCCTCTACCTCAGCCTAATTCACAAGCTCCAAATAACGTCATGCCTAACTTAGGTGGCCCACGAGCAGCTGTCCCTTCATCATATACT TTTGCAACTTCTTCTTATGGTCAAATACCAAGAAGTTTCAATGACTCCACCCAGTATCAGTCTATACCTCAATCGCATGCAACCAGTGTTTCATCCGAGGGACAAGTTACATCTCTGCAGCAAGCCAGTGAAAGGCCTGCTGTAACCACCTCCAATGCTCCA GAAACAGGTGGTCGACCTCCCCCGGCCGGAGGGACTGCAGCAGAGTGGAGAGAGCATACATCTGCTGATGGAAGAAA ATATTATTACAACAGGAGGACAGCATTATCTACTTGGGAGAAGCCTTTGGAACTGATGACACCAATGGAG AGGGCAGATGCATCAACAAACTGGAAGGAGTTTACCAGTCCTGATGGAAGAAA GTATTACTACAACAAGGTCACCAAAGAATCAAGATGGACTATGCCTGAGGAACTTAAG ttGGCTCGAGAGCTAGTAGAAAAGGCGTCTGTGAAGGAAATACAACAGGAAACGCTTGGTGATCATCATGCCACAGTCACTGTTTCTCCCTCTGTAGCTGAAGCTGATACTTCAATCGGTACTGCTCAAGTAAAATCAAGCCCTGTTTTGGTGGCACCAGTTGTTGCCACTGGTGATGTTCAAACTGCTGTACCATCAAGAACATCTGCCTCACCTGTTGTGGATTCTCCTTTGAAAGAAAATCCCAGTGAAGTTCAGACACCTGTTGCACCATCTGCCACTGTTATGGGAAGTACTGAAGCTGCTGTCACAATCAACGATGCTGGTGCAGAACCAAT GGAAATATCAGCTCAGGATTTTGATAGTTCTGCTGATGGAGTTCCTGCTCAGGAGAATGAG GAAGCTAAGGATGATGCAACGGGAAAGAAGATTAATGATATTGCTGCTGAAGAAAAATCAGTTGATCGGGAACCCATACCATATGAAAATAAACTG gaGGCCAAAAATGCATTTAAAGCGCTCCTTGAGTCTACAAATATTGGTTCTGATTGGACTTGGGATCGG GCCATGAGAGTGATAATTAATGACAAGAGATATGGTGCTCTTAAAACACTTGGAGAGCGGAAGCAAGCTTTTAATGAG TTCTTGGTACAAAGGAAAAAGCAGGAGGCTGAGGAGAGGCGTATCAAACAGAAAAAGGCACGGGATGAATTCAAAACAATGCTGGAA GAATGCTCAGAGTTAACATCATCTGCAAGATGGGG AAAAGTAGAGAGCATATTTGAAAATGATGAACGTTTCAAAGCTGTTGAACGGGATAGAGATCGCAGGGAGATGTTTGAAGACTATATTGAGGAACTCCAAAAGAAA GAACGAGCAAAAGCACAGGAGGAACGTAAGCGCAATGTATTGGAATACAGGAGATTCTTGGAATCTTGTGATTTCATCAAG GCAAACATCCAGTGGAGAAAAGTTCAAGATCGTTTAGAGGCTGATGAAAGATGTTCACGTCTTGAAAAAATTGATCGTTTGGAAATTTTCCAG GAATATTTGCTGGATCTACAaaaggaagaggaggagcagAAGAGGATACAGAAG GAAGAATTGAGAAAGGCAGAACGTAAAAACCGCGATGAGTTCCGCAAATTAATGGAAGAACATCTCACGGAAGGCACTCTTACATTCAAAACTCAGTGGCGTGATTACTGCATGAAG GTGAAAGACCTACCTGCATATCTGGCAGTTGCATCAAATGCCTCCGGTGCTACTCCAAAAGATTTGTTCGATGATGTTGTTGAGGAACTAACGAAACAA TATCAGGAGGACAAAACTCGAATAAAAGATGCAGTGAAATTGGGAAAG GTCGTGCTTACATCAACTTGGAAGTTTGAAGACTTCAAAACTGTTTTATCAAATGATATTGGGACTCCACCGATATCAGATGCCAACTTAAAG CTGGTTTTCAATGAGTTACTGGAACGAGTGAGGGAAAAGGAGGAGAAAGAAGCTAAAAAGCTTAAACGTCTTGCAGAGGACTTCTCTCATCTTTTATCTTCTATCAAG GAGATAACTCCATCTTCCAAGTGGGAGGACTACAAACCACTTCTTGAAATTAGTCAAGAGTACAG TGGCATTGGTGATGAGAACTTCTGCAAGGAGATATTTGAAAAGCATGTAATGCAACTGAAAGAACAAGcaaaagaggagagaaaaagaaaggaggaAAAG GCAAGGaaggaaaaggagagagaagaaagagacaAAAGAAGGGCGAAACCAAGAAGGGAAAAAGAGGTGGAATATGAACGAGAAAACGAGGAACACAACAAGAAAGATGGAGCGGACAATGAAATAGCTGATGCAATGGATATTCACGAGTCCAAAGAGAAAAAGAGGTCAGGACATGATGATAATAGGAGACATAGGAAGCGGCATCATAGTGATGAAGATCATGGGAATGGAAATGAGAATGATCGGTCTAGAAAATCTCACAGATCTAGCAGCGACCACAAGAAATCAAGACGG CAGGAAACTGGTCCTGAATCAGATTCCGAAAGCAGACATAGAAGACATAAAAGAGATCACCGGAATGGTTCTCGTAGAAGTGGTGATCGTGAGGAGCTAGAAGATGGGGAATTTGGCAATGTTGGGGAAAGTCG GGTTTCATTGTATACACAATACAGAGGTTGCTTCTTTTTCCGGTAG
- the LOC137725441 gene encoding pre-mRNA-processing protein 40A-like isoform X4 — MANNPQFSGLQPLRPPIVGAVDPPRSLPPMSFQFRPVVPTPHSQEFIPVASQNFQHAGRGAPLMNVRLPPPNHQPQFSQPMQHLPPRSGQPGHGMPPSQAIPLPVAQPNRNFASELPLPQPNSQAPNNVMPNLGGPRAAVPSSYTFATSSYGQIPRSFNDSTQYQSIPQSHATSVSSEGQVTSLQQASERPAVTTSNAPETGGRPPPAGGTAAEWREHTSADGRKYYYNRRTALSTWEKPLELMTPMERADASTNWKEFTSPDGRKYYYNKVTKESRWTMPEELKLARELVEKASVKEIQQETLGDHHATVTVSPSVAEADTSIGTAQVKSSPVLVAPVVATGDVQTAVPSRTSASPVVDSPLKENPSEVQTPVAPSATVMGSTEAAVTINDAGAEPMEISAQDFDSSADGVPAQENEEAKDDATGKKINDIAAEEKSVDREPIPYENKLEAKNAFKALLESTNIGSDWTWDRAMRVIINDKRYGALKTLGERKQAFNEFLVQRKKQEAEERRIKQKKARDEFKTMLEECSELTSSARWGKVESIFENDERFKAVERDRDRREMFEDYIEELQKKERAKAQEERKRNVLEYRRFLESCDFIKANIQWRKVQDRLEADERCSRLEKIDRLEIFQEYLLDLQKEEEEQKRIQKEELRKAERKNRDEFRKLMEEHLTEGTLTFKTQWRDYCMKVKDLPAYLAVASNASGATPKDLFDDVVEELTKQYQEDKTRIKDAVKLGKVVLTSTWKFEDFKTVLSNDIGTPPISDANLKLVFNELLERVREKEEKEAKKLKRLAEDFSHLLSSIKEITPSSKWEDYKPLLEISQEYSGIGDENFCKEIFEKHVMQLKEQAKEERKRKEEKARKEKEREERDKRRAKPRREKEVEYERENEEHNKKDGADNEIADAMDIHESKEKKRSGHDDNRRHRKRHHSDEDHGNGNENDRSRKSHRSSSDHKKSRRETGPESDSESRHRRHKRDHRNGSRRSGDREELEDGEFGNVGESR; from the exons ATGGCCAATAACCCTCAATTTTCAGGTCTACAG CCTCTTCGGCCTCCTATAGTTGGTGCTGTTGATCCTCCTCGAAGTCTGCCACCCATGTCTTTCCAA TTCCGCCCAGTAGTTCCAACACCACATTCGCAGGAGTTCATTCCTGTGGCTTCTCAAAACTTTCAGCATGCTGGCAGGGGTGCTCCATTGATGAATGTTAGGCTGCCTCCCCCAAATCACCAACCCCAGTTTTCACAACCAATGCAGCATCTACCTCCAAGGTCTGGTCAGCCAGGTCATGGTATGCCTCCATCACAGGCAATTCCATTGCCAGTTGCTCAGCCTAACAGGAATTTTGCATCTGAGTTGCCTCTACCTCAGCCTAATTCACAAGCTCCAAATAACGTCATGCCTAACTTAGGTGGCCCACGAGCAGCTGTCCCTTCATCATATACT TTTGCAACTTCTTCTTATGGTCAAATACCAAGAAGTTTCAATGACTCCACCCAGTATCAGTCTATACCTCAATCGCATGCAACCAGTGTTTCATCCGAGGGACAAGTTACATCTCTGCAGCAAGCCAGTGAAAGGCCTGCTGTAACCACCTCCAATGCTCCA GAAACAGGTGGTCGACCTCCCCCGGCCGGAGGGACTGCAGCAGAGTGGAGAGAGCATACATCTGCTGATGGAAGAAA ATATTATTACAACAGGAGGACAGCATTATCTACTTGGGAGAAGCCTTTGGAACTGATGACACCAATGGAG AGGGCAGATGCATCAACAAACTGGAAGGAGTTTACCAGTCCTGATGGAAGAAA GTATTACTACAACAAGGTCACCAAAGAATCAAGATGGACTATGCCTGAGGAACTTAAG ttGGCTCGAGAGCTAGTAGAAAAGGCGTCTGTGAAGGAAATACAACAGGAAACGCTTGGTGATCATCATGCCACAGTCACTGTTTCTCCCTCTGTAGCTGAAGCTGATACTTCAATCGGTACTGCTCAAGTAAAATCAAGCCCTGTTTTGGTGGCACCAGTTGTTGCCACTGGTGATGTTCAAACTGCTGTACCATCAAGAACATCTGCCTCACCTGTTGTGGATTCTCCTTTGAAAGAAAATCCCAGTGAAGTTCAGACACCTGTTGCACCATCTGCCACTGTTATGGGAAGTACTGAAGCTGCTGTCACAATCAACGATGCTGGTGCAGAACCAAT GGAAATATCAGCTCAGGATTTTGATAGTTCTGCTGATGGAGTTCCTGCTCAGGAGAATGAG GAAGCTAAGGATGATGCAACGGGAAAGAAGATTAATGATATTGCTGCTGAAGAAAAATCAGTTGATCGGGAACCCATACCATATGAAAATAAACTG gaGGCCAAAAATGCATTTAAAGCGCTCCTTGAGTCTACAAATATTGGTTCTGATTGGACTTGGGATCGG GCCATGAGAGTGATAATTAATGACAAGAGATATGGTGCTCTTAAAACACTTGGAGAGCGGAAGCAAGCTTTTAATGAG TTCTTGGTACAAAGGAAAAAGCAGGAGGCTGAGGAGAGGCGTATCAAACAGAAAAAGGCACGGGATGAATTCAAAACAATGCTGGAA GAATGCTCAGAGTTAACATCATCTGCAAGATGGGG AAAAGTAGAGAGCATATTTGAAAATGATGAACGTTTCAAAGCTGTTGAACGGGATAGAGATCGCAGGGAGATGTTTGAAGACTATATTGAGGAACTCCAAAAGAAA GAACGAGCAAAAGCACAGGAGGAACGTAAGCGCAATGTATTGGAATACAGGAGATTCTTGGAATCTTGTGATTTCATCAAG GCAAACATCCAGTGGAGAAAAGTTCAAGATCGTTTAGAGGCTGATGAAAGATGTTCACGTCTTGAAAAAATTGATCGTTTGGAAATTTTCCAG GAATATTTGCTGGATCTACAaaaggaagaggaggagcagAAGAGGATACAGAAG GAAGAATTGAGAAAGGCAGAACGTAAAAACCGCGATGAGTTCCGCAAATTAATGGAAGAACATCTCACGGAAGGCACTCTTACATTCAAAACTCAGTGGCGTGATTACTGCATGAAG GTGAAAGACCTACCTGCATATCTGGCAGTTGCATCAAATGCCTCCGGTGCTACTCCAAAAGATTTGTTCGATGATGTTGTTGAGGAACTAACGAAACAA TATCAGGAGGACAAAACTCGAATAAAAGATGCAGTGAAATTGGGAAAG GTCGTGCTTACATCAACTTGGAAGTTTGAAGACTTCAAAACTGTTTTATCAAATGATATTGGGACTCCACCGATATCAGATGCCAACTTAAAG CTGGTTTTCAATGAGTTACTGGAACGAGTGAGGGAAAAGGAGGAGAAAGAAGCTAAAAAGCTTAAACGTCTTGCAGAGGACTTCTCTCATCTTTTATCTTCTATCAAG GAGATAACTCCATCTTCCAAGTGGGAGGACTACAAACCACTTCTTGAAATTAGTCAAGAGTACAG TGGCATTGGTGATGAGAACTTCTGCAAGGAGATATTTGAAAAGCATGTAATGCAACTGAAAGAACAAGcaaaagaggagagaaaaagaaaggaggaAAAG GCAAGGaaggaaaaggagagagaagaaagagacaAAAGAAGGGCGAAACCAAGAAGGGAAAAAGAGGTGGAATATGAACGAGAAAACGAGGAACACAACAAGAAAGATGGAGCGGACAATGAAATAGCTGATGCAATGGATATTCACGAGTCCAAAGAGAAAAAGAGGTCAGGACATGATGATAATAGGAGACATAGGAAGCGGCATCATAGTGATGAAGATCATGGGAATGGAAATGAGAATGATCGGTCTAGAAAATCTCACAGATCTAGCAGCGACCACAAGAAATCAAGACGG GAAACTGGTCCTGAATCAGATTCCGAAAGCAGACATAGAAGACATAAAAGAGATCACCGGAATGGTTCTCGTAGAAGTGGTGATCGTGAGGAGCTAGAAGATGGGGAATTTGGCAATGTTGGGGAAAGTCGGTAG